CAAATTACGTCTTTGACGTTCCCTGATGGTTTGAGTGATGTCAATCAAAATTTCTTGGATGAGCAATTAACAGCAGAAGGGGCTGCGGTAGAAAATTGGTATTATACAGCAGATTTTTCAGGCGATCCTATTACGGAATTTACCCCTGCAACCTTGGCTGGAAAATCCATTTATGCAAAATATGCTCCTGCGGTTTTCACCATTCAATATCGCAGAGATGGCGGTTCACTTCCTGCTGAAAATCCTGAGCAATATACCGCAGGCGACCAATTCTCAATTCTTGATGGGGTAAAAAAAGGCTATGACTTTTTAGGCTGGTTCAAAAATGACCAATTCGAAGGGGATCCAATATCGGAAATTACGCCAGAAACAAGAGGGAACTTGGTGCTGCATGCAAAATACGAACTTACCAATTACAAAATCACTTACCATTTGGATAATGGCATGAACGGTGAGGGCAACCCGGAAACGTTCACTATGGAGGACGCGGACATCACGCTTGCGCCAGCAACAAAAGCAGGTTTTGAGTTCATGGGCTGGTACGGAAATGAGGAATTTACTGGAGATGAGATCACCCAAATCATGACCAACAGCCATACGGATCATGACCTGTTTGCCAAATTTGACATCATTAATTATGATATCACTTACACGCTTAATGGGGGTGAAAATGCTCAGGACAATCCTGAAAACTATACGGTGCTTTCAAATTTTACCTTTGATCCCGCAACGAAATTGGGCTACTCTTTTATGGGTTGGTATGATAATGAAGATTTTACAGGTGACATGATTACTGGCGTAACGGAGGGGAGCATGGGTAACCTGAACCTGTTTGCCAAATTTGAAAAGGACATTTATCAAATTGATTATGTATTGAATGGTGGGGAGCATGTCGCTGCAAACCCTGATTCGTATGATGTTTACAGTGCTTTTTCTTTTGAAGCAGCATCAAAAAATGGTTATACTTTTGAAGGATGGTTTGAAACGGCAGATTTTATTGGTGAGCAGGTTACTGAAATTACGGTGGGATCCACGGGCGATTTAATGTTATATGCTAAGTTTGAATTGACACGTTATGCGATCACTTATCATCTGGATGGTGGTGAAAATGCAACGACAAACCCTGCGGATTATAATATGGAAGAAGAGGTTGTTTTTGCTGATGCAAGCAAAGCGGGCTACTCTTTTATGGGTTGGTTCAAGGATGCTGAATTTACAGAATCAATCACTGGTATTGCATTGGGAAGCAGTGAGGCTGTGGACGTCTATGCTAAATTTGAAGTCATTGATTACAATATCACTTATGAATTGAATGGCGGAACAGCAGATAATCCATCGACCTACACGGTAGAAGATGCGATCACTTTGAATGACGCATCGAAGGAGAATTACACTTTCTACGGGTGGTTTGACAATGAAAATTTTGAAGGGTCAGTAATCACTGAAATCGCTCAGGGGACTACGGGAGAATTGATGCTGTATGCTAAATTTGAAATGACACAATATCAGATCACTTACCACCTCGATGGCGGTGAAAATTCAATCAACAACCCAGCGACCTTTACTGTTGCCTCAACGGTTACTTTTGAAGGCGCAAGCAAGGAAGGATACACTTTTGAAGGTTGGTATGCCAATGCCGATTTCTCTGGTGATGAGCTTACAGGTATTGAGGAAGGCTCGGCTGGAGATCGCGACCTTTATGCTAAATTTATGACGATAGCGTATGCCATTAGTTATGAGCTGGATGGGGGAACAACTGATAGCCCATTGACTTACACCATCGAAGAGGAGGTAGCACTTTTACCTGCCACCAAAGCGGGTTACGAGTTCAAAGGTTGGTATACCAATGCCGAATTTACAGGTGACGCCGTAACGGTGATTGAAAAAGGAAGCATGGGAGATCAAATGTTCTATGCCATGTTTGAAGAGGAAGTGATTGCTTCAAATGACCCTAAAAATACCCTCAAGGTTTACCCTAACCCAGCGACGGATATCATTAAAGTACAAGCGGAAGCGGGTGCAGCCATCCGTATTTTTAACTTGAATGGTCAGCAGGTATTGAAACAAGCGGCAACAGAAAATCAGCAAGTGATTAACGTTTCAGCATTGCCAACAGGCGTTTATGTTATCCACGTAAATCAACAAGTGACTAAATTTGTCAAAAAATAAAATAGGCGAAAATTAAACGCCCTTTAAAGGTGGCTTGCAAATAGCGGCATAAGAAGCGGAGGGAATACCTTCCAATTCATGCTGTATTTGTTAAGCCACTTTTTTTTGTCTACATCTTGGCGATTCACATCAATTATGTGCGATATCGTAATCAGGGGGCATATTATGATTGTGTTCAGGAAGGAAATCCTACAGGTCAGCCCACAGCCAAACCAATTTGGCCGAATTCAGTGAAAATTGAATTGGTGCAATCTTCAGATAATGCAAGTCAGATGGTATTTGTGTATCGTCGCAGGTTCGGTCAGGGCAAAAAAATAGCGTAAGCACCAGATGACAGTGCCCACGCTTCAACTTACCTATTTTTGGGATGGATTATTTTTCTCTTCTTTCTTTTCGTCCTCGCTGAGGTCGGTTTTCCTTTTTATATTTTTCGTACAACGCTTGTTGTTCCTCGGAAAGTACTGCATTTACCTGCTGATCAAGCTCATCCTTCAGCTGCTTCATTTCTGATCGTTCAGGTCGACCATTGGCCATCTTTTCCTCAACCGCTTTAAAATGCTGATCGAAAAGCTGTTGCACCTGCTGTTGCTGATCGCTACTTAGTGAAAGCTCCTGACTCATTTTGGTCATCATCGCTTCAATCTGTGCGGCATCAGGCATTGGAGGACCCTGTCGGTCGGCGGGTGGCTGCGCAATGGCCAATCCTACACTGAAAATCGCCAGCATGGCAAAAGCAAAGGTGGATTTTAATATACTCATAGTCTTGATGTGGGTTTGTAGATGAATACTGTTCTTATGTTGATTCAAATGTAAGGGGATAAAAGCAGGACCAAAAATATCTTCAATCAACAGCATAAAAAGGTCTACCAACAAGTTTTTATTGCGAATCAACGATATGGACGATCCCCAAAATTCGGCCCACTATTAACAGGTAGGCTGATGAAAATTACTGACGGCTGTTGTACAATCCATCAAATGATCTTTAAAAAACCGGCTGAATATCAAGGGGGTATTTCAAACGGCAGACACTTATTTGGACATCCTTAAAGAATAGTATATATTCAGCAAACCAAAAAATGACAGATTCTTCAGCATGCACCCGTGAGAACGGTTTGTATGAGGAATCCAATAGCCTTTACCCATGCCAACCACCTTTATTGCCCTTTCCTGTATTTTTGCAATGATGAGTTTTTTGCCCAGCCTGAGGGTCAGTCATTGGACCTTCCGTTTCTTTGATTTCGTCAGGTTGCAGGTAGTTGTTATTCAGCTTTTGCTGTTTGTGGTCAATTTTTATTTTATGAAAGATTGGGGCGCCTATGGTTTATATGCACAGCTGTTTCTTGGCGTGGCCATGTTGTTTCAGGCATACATTATTGCACCTTATTTTCCACTGAATTTATTGATCGCCAGAAAAAAACAGGGCGCACATCCTGTAACGATGATCAGTACAAATGTCCTGCAAAAAAACAAAGATTACCACCTGCTGATAGCGATGGTTAAAAAGCACCAGCCAGATATTTTGCTGACCATGGAAAGCAACCAAAGGTGGGAGGATGCCCTCTCCGTTTTGGAGCAGGAATATAGCTACTGTTATAAAATCCCCAAGGAAAATCGCTACGGGATGCACTTTTATACCAAGCTGCCAGTAAAGCATCTGAAGGAACATTATTTTATTTCCGAAGACCGTCCTGCCATTCACGTTCAGTTACAGGATCAGGGCGGACGGGACTTTTCTTTCTGGGGAATACATCCACCACCACCCAGCCCAACAGAAAAACCAACTTCGGCGCAGAAAGATGCCGAACTGATGATGATCGCCAAACAGATTCGTGAGCTCGAAACCCCTTGCCTGGTTGCAGGAGATTTCAATAATGTCTGTTGGTCCAGGAGTTCACGGCTATTTTCAGAAATATCCACACTGAATGATGCCCGCATCAAAAATGGTTTTCACAATACCTTTCCCGCAACGGTGCCGATCTTTCGTTTTCCGCTTGATCTGCTTTTCAATTCCAAAGAAATAGCAATTGAAGCGATGAAAGTAATGCCCAGCATTGGGTCTGATCATTTTCCGCTGTTTGCAAAGTTCAGCATTCAGCAACAGCAAACCGAGGAGGCAGCCCCATTGGAAAAAGAACTGGAGCATACCGCCGACGAAATTATCAAGAAAGGGGAACAAGCCCTGGACGAAGAAGGAGGCGAAGAAGATGGGGATTGATGGCCAGGGTAAAGTGCAGCCTGCTGTGTGGAGTTTGAACTGATGCAGCTCCTTTAATGACTGTTTGATATTTCATTGTCCACGGTTTAATCTGCGCACAAGTCATTGTTCAGTACTTAATGGTTCAGCAATAATAACTTTACAGGGTACAAATCAACCGTATTTTAGGATGCTGAATTACCTATTGAATAGTAACCCAATTTGAAATAATAGTAGACCTTCATGGGTTAGAAAAAGACGATTTTGTGCATAGTATTTTTCTTCTAACCTATGATTGTTCATTATGCGGATTCTTCTACTTTTTTTGTTGGGCTTGTTTAGTGCCTGCCAAACCGTAAAATTTACGGATGATACCTTCACCTTTAAACAAGAGGGCAAGGATTTTTTTATCAATGGGCCTTCAGACAGTCTGCAGGTTAATTTTTTAGCCAACGGCAACATCCGGCTTGCTTTCCTGAACCAGCCGGAAAATGATTTCAGCTTTATCGATGATAAACAATTCATCCTTCCTAAAGTAATAGAACACCAGGATCAACTTTTGCTTCAGGGAGCAACATCAGCCTTGAAAATCTCCAAAAGCCCCTGGCAAATTAGCTTGCTCGATCAGCAGGGCAAAACCCTATCCGTAATCAATGCCTATGAAAAATCGGCCAAAAAGAGCAAGGTGATTTTTTCTGCTGAAAAGGTTGAGGCCTTTT
This genomic interval from Persicobacter psychrovividus contains the following:
- a CDS encoding InlB B-repeat-containing protein; protein product: MLKDLLRFAMVFFVFIATVGNAKAQEAVDYTLTLEDLVLTGGNNNQVDGVTYDFSQNPGGTNLTIPTIVNDAGKKVTQLNEGVLANKNIRKVTFGEGWINIGKAVFSDNNITEVTFSSTITRVQNEAFKNNLIEAVEFPDKVMVIANYAFQNNNIQTVILPNNDAYTELTHTVFAENQLTTIEIPATVTKINQKALAGNQITSLTFPDGLSDVNQNFLDEQLTAEGAAVENWYYTADFSGDPITEFTPATLAGKSIYAKYAPAVFTIQYRRDGGSLPAENPEQYTAGDQFSILDGVKKGYDFLGWFKNDQFEGDPISEITPETRGNLVLHAKYELTNYKITYHLDNGMNGEGNPETFTMEDADITLAPATKAGFEFMGWYGNEEFTGDEITQIMTNSHTDHDLFAKFDIINYDITYTLNGGENAQDNPENYTVLSNFTFDPATKLGYSFMGWYDNEDFTGDMITGVTEGSMGNLNLFAKFEKDIYQIDYVLNGGEHVAANPDSYDVYSAFSFEAASKNGYTFEGWFETADFIGEQVTEITVGSTGDLMLYAKFELTRYAITYHLDGGENATTNPADYNMEEEVVFADASKAGYSFMGWFKDAEFTESITGIALGSSEAVDVYAKFEVIDYNITYELNGGTADNPSTYTVEDAITLNDASKENYTFYGWFDNENFEGSVITEIAQGTTGELMLYAKFEMTQYQITYHLDGGENSINNPATFTVASTVTFEGASKEGYTFEGWYANADFSGDELTGIEEGSAGDRDLYAKFMTIAYAISYELDGGTTDSPLTYTIEEEVALLPATKAGYEFKGWYTNAEFTGDAVTVIEKGSMGDQMFYAMFEEEVIASNDPKNTLKVYPNPATDIIKVQAEAGAAIRIFNLNGQQVLKQAATENQQVINVSALPTGVYVIHVNQQVTKFVKK
- a CDS encoding periplasmic heavy metal sensor, with the protein product MSILKSTFAFAMLAIFSVGLAIAQPPADRQGPPMPDAAQIEAMMTKMSQELSLSSDQQQQVQQLFDQHFKAVEEKMANGRPERSEMKQLKDELDQQVNAVLSEEQQALYEKYKKENRPQRGRKERREK
- a CDS encoding endonuclease/exonuclease/phosphatase family protein; translated protein: MPTTFIALSCIFAMMSFLPSLRVSHWTFRFFDFVRLQVVVIQLLLFVVNFYFMKDWGAYGLYAQLFLGVAMLFQAYIIAPYFPLNLLIARKKQGAHPVTMISTNVLQKNKDYHLLIAMVKKHQPDILLTMESNQRWEDALSVLEQEYSYCYKIPKENRYGMHFYTKLPVKHLKEHYFISEDRPAIHVQLQDQGGRDFSFWGIHPPPPSPTEKPTSAQKDAELMMIAKQIRELETPCLVAGDFNNVCWSRSSRLFSEISTLNDARIKNGFHNTFPATVPIFRFPLDLLFNSKEIAIEAMKVMPSIGSDHFPLFAKFSIQQQQTEEAAPLEKELEHTADEIIKKGEQALDEEGGEEDGD